Proteins from one Staphylococcus sp. IVB6214 genomic window:
- a CDS encoding SepA family multidrug efflux transporter, with protein MKGKFNMMSLVVVLSIFVISGMIFLILLAFGLYGLSRILIFLQLGEFEYNKGFYDNLIYYGSYILLSYFVIFCIEYTMDLLRKKLYASPYLKGATFHLITYTLMVVMFYYMVHIYYTKIHIDYWVLMVIIAFLYLCKEVFYPDSEDLNRRP; from the coding sequence ATGAAAGGTAAATTTAATATGATGTCCTTAGTTGTTGTACTCTCCATTTTTGTCATTTCAGGTATGATTTTTTTAATATTGTTAGCATTTGGCTTATATGGTTTGAGTCGTATCTTGATTTTTTTACAATTAGGTGAGTTTGAATATAATAAAGGGTTTTATGACAACTTGATTTATTATGGAAGTTATATTTTATTGAGCTATTTTGTCATATTTTGCATTGAATATACGATGGATCTTTTACGAAAAAAATTGTATGCCAGTCCTTACTTAAAAGGAGCAACTTTTCACTTGATTACCTATACATTAATGGTTGTGATGTTTTATTATATGGTCCATATTTACTATACAAAAATTCATATTGATTATTGGGTACTAATGGTGATCATCGCTTTTTTATATCTATGCAAGGAAGTCTTCTATCCGGACTCTGAAGATTTGAATCGACGTCCATAA
- the sdrM gene encoding multidrug efflux MFS transporter SdrM, with protein sequence MSFKKISVIISLVLIMFMSAIETSIVSLALPTIRDDLNATLPISLVFTVYFVGIVLVIPLLSELMSRVKVIYVTMVGLVLFIGGSLLSGLSPNFEVLFIARFIQGIGAGVNMSLAQIIPKLAFEIPFRYKVMGIVGSVWGISSILGPFLGGFILEVATWHWLFYINVPIGLVAFFFVLYAYHFENEKVVRQKVDYAGMLMFYVIIFLLIGAMVIPISRTLSSIGILLVILCSMYLFYVSRRHTSPFLPISEFQPKISRAFFTDFFVAFVLIGFNVFVPTYLQDYLHLTPLQSGLIVFPLTMAWLLINFTLDKIEARLSTKGIYLLAFTILVVGSVSMFLGATKIGIIAVVMFVVGLSFGMLYTKDSIVVQETATQNHMKKMMSLFTLTRNMGNATGSAVVGMVYAWQVSWTSWPIQNVMATSLFVVLMLIAVWSVVNKDEI encoded by the coding sequence ATGAGTTTTAAAAAAATTAGTGTCATTATTTCGCTCGTACTCATTATGTTTATGTCTGCGATTGAAACATCTATCGTCTCGCTTGCGCTGCCTACTATTCGAGACGATCTCAATGCAACACTTCCGATTTCACTTGTTTTTACAGTTTATTTTGTAGGGATTGTTCTTGTCATCCCACTGTTGAGTGAGCTGATGTCACGTGTCAAAGTCATCTACGTCACAATGGTAGGTTTAGTGTTGTTCATTGGAGGTAGTTTGCTATCTGGTCTAAGTCCGAACTTTGAAGTGTTATTCATTGCCCGTTTCATTCAAGGTATCGGTGCAGGGGTGAATATGTCTTTAGCACAAATAATTCCTAAGTTGGCATTTGAAATACCTTTCCGTTATAAAGTAATGGGCATCGTAGGAAGTGTCTGGGGGATTTCTAGTATTTTAGGCCCGTTTCTTGGTGGATTTATACTAGAAGTTGCGACATGGCATTGGTTATTTTATATCAATGTTCCAATTGGATTGGTTGCCTTCTTTTTCGTACTTTATGCATATCATTTTGAAAATGAAAAAGTTGTGCGTCAAAAAGTAGATTATGCAGGAATGCTCATGTTCTATGTGATTATTTTCTTATTAATTGGAGCGATGGTGATACCAATCTCCCGCACGCTCTCATCGATTGGTATTTTATTGGTAATTTTATGCAGTATGTACCTGTTTTATGTATCAAGACGTCACACATCACCATTTTTACCGATAAGTGAATTTCAACCTAAAATTTCACGTGCTTTCTTTACGGACTTCTTCGTTGCGTTTGTATTAATTGGTTTCAATGTCTTTGTGCCGACGTATTTACAAGACTATTTGCATTTGACACCGCTACAAAGTGGTTTGATCGTTTTTCCGCTCACGATGGCATGGTTGCTCATTAATTTTACACTGGATAAAATAGAAGCACGACTCTCGACGAAAGGTATATACTTGTTAGCATTTACAATACTCGTAGTGGGAAGTGTGAGTATGTTTCTCGGTGCAACAAAAATCGGCATTATTGCCGTTGTGATGTTTGTTGTCGGTTTGAGTTTTGGTATGCTTTATACTAAAGATAGTATTGTCGTTCAAGAAACTGCGACACAAAATCATATGAAGAAAATGATGTCATTATTTACTTTGACACGTAATATGGGCAATGCGACTGGATCGGCAGTAGTAGGTATGGTTTACGCATGGCAAGTATCATGGACATCATGGCCAATTCAAAACGTAATGGCAACAAGTTTGTTTGTTGTACTGATGTTGATAGCTGTATGGTCTGTGGTGAATAAAGATGAGATTTAA
- a CDS encoding hemolysin III family protein, whose amino-acid sequence MSKVDAVNAKKVKKKTALETFKEINPLTFGEEIGNSVSHGVAAMMMLIALPYAAVYSYINHGVLMSVSVSIFVISLFLMFMSSTVYHSMQQNSPHKYVMRIIDHSMIYVAISGTYTPVSLVLVGGWLGWTIMIILWATTIWGILYKAIATKVNPKLSLMIYLLMGWVGVIYGPIIIGKGLWWFLIFILLGGISYTIGAWFYAQKNRPYFHMIWHIFILIASLFHFIGILYFM is encoded by the coding sequence ATGTCGAAAGTAGATGCAGTGAATGCCAAGAAGGTTAAGAAAAAAACAGCCCTCGAGACATTCAAAGAAATCAATCCATTAACTTTTGGTGAAGAGATTGGAAATTCTGTATCACACGGTGTGGCAGCAATGATGATGCTGATCGCCTTGCCGTATGCTGCAGTTTATAGTTACATTAACCATGGTGTTTTAATGTCGGTCAGTGTTTCTATTTTTGTAATCAGTTTGTTTTTAATGTTTATGTCTTCAACGGTATATCATTCCATGCAACAGAATTCTCCGCATAAGTACGTGATGCGTATCATCGACCACAGTATGATTTATGTCGCGATATCTGGAACTTATACGCCCGTATCACTTGTGTTAGTAGGTGGTTGGCTCGGTTGGACAATTATGATTATTTTGTGGGCAACTACGATTTGGGGAATTTTATATAAAGCAATTGCAACAAAAGTGAATCCAAAACTCAGCTTAATGATTTATTTACTGATGGGGTGGGTAGGTGTCATTTATGGTCCTATCATCATTGGAAAAGGGTTATGGTGGTTCTTAATTTTTATCTTACTAGGTGGTATTTCATATACGATTGGCGCTTGGTTTTACGCACAAAAGAACCGTCCCTACTTCCATATGATTTGGCATATTTTTATATTAATTGCTTCACTCTTTCATTTTATAGGGATTCTCTATTTTATGTAA